From Streptomyces sp. HUAS MG91, the proteins below share one genomic window:
- a CDS encoding crotonase/enoyl-CoA hydratase family protein, with protein MGGTEHLDVRREGATLVLTLNRPEAKNALSLPMLVGLYDGWLEADADDTVRSVVLTGAGGSFCAGMDLKALAGKGMAGEQYRDRLKADPDLHWKAMLRHHRPRKPVIAAVEGYCVAGGTEILQGTDIRVAGESATFGLFEVKRGLFPIGGSTVRLPRQVARTHALEMLLTGRAYPAPEAAAIGLVGRVVPDGTALDAALGIAEQINACGPLAVEAVKASVYETVEMTESDGLAAELKRGWPIFDTADAKEGARAFAEKRAPQFRRE; from the coding sequence ATGGGTGGGACCGAACATCTCGACGTGCGGCGCGAAGGCGCGACGCTCGTCCTCACGCTCAACCGGCCCGAGGCCAAGAACGCGCTCTCCCTGCCGATGCTCGTCGGCCTCTACGACGGCTGGCTGGAGGCCGACGCCGACGACACCGTCCGCTCGGTCGTGCTCACCGGCGCGGGCGGCTCGTTCTGCGCCGGCATGGACCTCAAGGCCCTCGCGGGCAAGGGCATGGCGGGTGAGCAGTACCGCGACCGACTCAAGGCCGATCCCGATCTGCACTGGAAGGCGATGCTGCGCCATCACCGGCCGCGCAAACCGGTGATCGCGGCCGTCGAGGGGTACTGCGTGGCGGGCGGCACCGAGATCCTCCAGGGCACGGACATCAGGGTCGCGGGCGAGTCCGCGACGTTCGGGCTCTTCGAGGTCAAGCGCGGCCTGTTCCCCATCGGGGGCTCGACCGTGCGGCTGCCGCGTCAGGTGGCTCGCACCCATGCCCTGGAGATGCTGCTCACCGGGCGCGCCTACCCGGCCCCCGAGGCCGCCGCGATCGGGCTCGTCGGGCGGGTCGTGCCCGACGGCACGGCGCTCGATGCCGCGCTCGGGATCGCCGAGCAGATCAACGCGTGCGGGCCGCTGGCTGTCGAGGCCGTCAAGGCGTCCGTGTACGAGACCGTCGAGATGACCGAATCGGACGGTCTCGCCGCCGAGTTGAAGCGCGGCTGGCCGATCTTCGACACCGCCGACGCGAAGGAGGGTGCCCGGGCCTTCGCGGAGAAGCGCGCCCCGCAGTTCCGCCGGGAGTAG
- a CDS encoding GNAT family N-acetyltransferase, which translates to MDHEKVRALFDRQIRLGARPDEPAARVERVGGVVRHLSPPGGWHGVLWSDLDEDTADAAIAEQVRLFRELGGEAEWKTYSHDRPADLPARLVAAGFVAEEPETLLVAETAVLPLDSPLPEGIRLMPVTEEAHIALVEAVHARAFDNETSVIGHQIRQQLANDPDTVPAVLALHGDEPVSAARLELNPGTDFAGLWGGGTVPEWRGRGIYRALVAYRVRIAAERGYTYMQVDATEYSRPILERLGFEALGTTTPYLLPADPAV; encoded by the coding sequence ATGGATCACGAAAAAGTACGGGCCCTGTTCGACCGGCAGATACGGCTCGGGGCGCGGCCCGACGAACCGGCGGCGCGGGTCGAGCGGGTCGGGGGCGTCGTGCGGCATCTCAGCCCGCCCGGCGGCTGGCACGGGGTGCTCTGGTCGGACCTCGACGAGGACACCGCGGACGCCGCCATCGCCGAGCAGGTGCGGCTCTTCCGGGAGCTGGGCGGCGAGGCCGAGTGGAAGACGTACTCCCACGACCGGCCGGCCGATCTGCCCGCGCGGCTGGTCGCCGCCGGGTTCGTCGCCGAGGAGCCGGAGACGCTGCTCGTCGCCGAGACGGCCGTGCTGCCGCTGGACAGCCCGCTGCCCGAGGGGATCCGGCTCATGCCGGTCACCGAGGAGGCGCACATCGCGCTCGTCGAGGCCGTGCACGCGCGGGCCTTCGACAACGAGACGTCGGTCATCGGCCACCAGATCCGCCAGCAGCTCGCGAACGACCCGGACACCGTGCCCGCCGTGCTCGCGCTGCACGGCGACGAGCCGGTCAGCGCCGCCCGGCTGGAGCTGAACCCGGGCACGGACTTCGCCGGCCTGTGGGGCGGCGGCACGGTGCCCGAGTGGCGCGGGCGCGGCATCTACCGCGCCCTGGTCGCCTACCGGGTGCGGATCGCGGCCGAGCGCGGCTACACGTACATGCAGGTCGACGCGACCGAGTACAGCCGCCCGATCCTGGAGCGGCTCGGGTTCGAGGCGCTGGGGACGACCACGCCGTACCTGCTGCCGGCGGACCCGGCCGTGTAA
- a CDS encoding penicillin acylase family protein yields the protein MHIRPRQRRLAAVGTALLTVLTAAASLPSAAADRPERPHGGGLSATIRYTEYGIPHIEAKDYTNLGFGTGWAQAADQVCTLADGFVTLRGERSRWFGADAAPDGSLSSAAGNLSSDLYFKGVRQSRTVEKLLATPAPAGPSKDVKDTMRGWAAGYNAWLQQNRVTDPACKGADWVRPVTELDVAARGFAISVLGGQGRGIDGITAAQPPSSTAPEHGTATVDTRKLARAASELFSQEDSDMGSNAVAFSGRTTANGRGLLLGNPHYPWQGGRRFWQSQQTIPGELNVMGGSLLGTTTISIGHNAHVAWSHTVATGVTLNLHQLTLDASDPTTYLVDGTPEKMTKRTVTVPVKGGADVTRTQWWTRYGPVVTSLGPTLPLPWTATTAYALNDPNAVNMRASDTALGFSKARSTDDVLTSLRRTQGIPWVNTIAADSAGHSLFTQSQVLPRITDDLAARCSTPLGKATYPASGVAVLDGSRGDCALGSDKDAVQPGVFGPSRMPVLKDAPYAENSNDSAWLANADRPLTGYERIFGTVGTPRSMRTRGAVEDVAAMAGKGRLTVADLQKQQFADRVPAGDLAAADTAKACAALPGSTATGTDGKPVDVSAACEVLKNWDRTMSTDSRGALLFDRFWRRLTAAVPAAQLWQVPFSAADPVRTPNTLNTQAPGFATALADTVAELRAADIPLDARLGDHQFVTRAGQRIPVHGGTEGLGVWNKVEPTWNPAGGGYTEVVHGSSYIQAVGWDGGRCPVARTLLTYSQSSNPHSAHFSDQTRLFSRSKWVTERFCEQDIRKSPALKVVRVRG from the coding sequence ATGCACATCCGCCCGAGACAACGGCGCCTCGCGGCAGTCGGCACGGCCCTGTTGACCGTCCTCACGGCGGCGGCATCGCTGCCGTCGGCGGCGGCCGACCGCCCGGAGCGCCCGCACGGCGGCGGCCTGTCCGCCACGATCCGCTACACCGAGTACGGCATTCCGCACATCGAGGCCAAGGACTACACGAACCTCGGCTTCGGCACCGGATGGGCGCAGGCCGCCGATCAGGTGTGCACGCTCGCCGACGGGTTCGTGACGCTGCGCGGTGAGCGCTCGCGCTGGTTCGGCGCGGACGCGGCACCGGACGGCTCGCTCTCCTCTGCGGCCGGGAACCTCTCCAGCGACCTGTACTTCAAGGGCGTCCGGCAGTCCCGGACGGTGGAGAAGCTGCTCGCCACGCCCGCGCCGGCCGGCCCCAGCAAGGACGTGAAGGACACGATGCGGGGCTGGGCCGCGGGGTACAACGCGTGGCTGCAGCAGAACCGCGTCACCGATCCCGCGTGCAAGGGCGCGGACTGGGTGCGGCCGGTGACCGAACTCGACGTCGCCGCGCGCGGGTTCGCGATCTCGGTGCTCGGCGGGCAGGGCCGGGGCATCGACGGCATCACGGCCGCGCAGCCGCCGTCGTCGACGGCCCCGGAGCACGGCACCGCGACCGTGGACACGAGGAAACTCGCCCGTGCGGCGAGCGAGTTGTTCAGCCAGGAAGACTCCGACATGGGGTCGAACGCGGTGGCCTTCAGCGGGAGGACCACGGCGAACGGGCGCGGCCTGCTCCTCGGCAATCCGCACTATCCGTGGCAGGGCGGCCGGCGCTTCTGGCAGTCGCAGCAGACGATCCCCGGTGAACTGAACGTCATGGGCGGCTCGTTGCTCGGCACCACGACGATCTCGATTGGCCACAACGCGCACGTGGCCTGGAGCCACACGGTCGCGACCGGTGTCACCCTCAATCTGCACCAGCTCACCCTCGACGCCTCCGACCCGACCACGTACCTGGTGGACGGCACGCCGGAGAAGATGACGAAGCGGACCGTGACCGTCCCCGTGAAGGGCGGCGCGGACGTGACGCGCACCCAGTGGTGGACGCGGTACGGGCCGGTCGTCACCTCGCTCGGCCCGACGCTGCCGCTGCCCTGGACGGCCACGACGGCGTACGCGCTGAACGACCCGAACGCCGTGAACATGCGGGCCTCCGACACGGCGCTCGGCTTCAGCAAGGCGCGCTCGACGGACGACGTGCTGACATCGCTGCGCCGCACGCAGGGCATTCCGTGGGTGAACACGATCGCCGCCGACTCCGCGGGGCACTCGCTCTTCACCCAGTCGCAGGTGCTGCCGCGCATCACCGACGATCTGGCGGCCCGCTGCTCGACGCCGCTCGGCAAGGCCACGTATCCGGCGTCGGGCGTCGCGGTCCTGGACGGTTCGCGCGGCGACTGCGCGCTGGGCAGCGACAAGGACGCCGTGCAGCCGGGCGTCTTCGGTCCGTCGAGGATGCCCGTTCTCAAGGACGCGCCGTACGCGGAGAACTCCAACGACAGCGCCTGGCTGGCCAATGCCGACCGGCCGCTGACCGGGTACGAGCGGATCTTCGGGACGGTCGGCACCCCGCGCTCGATGCGCACCCGGGGCGCCGTCGAGGACGTGGCGGCGATGGCCGGGAAGGGCCGCCTGACGGTCGCGGATCTGCAGAAGCAGCAGTTCGCGGACCGGGTCCCGGCCGGGGATCTCGCGGCGGCGGACACCGCGAAGGCGTGCGCCGCGCTGCCCGGCTCCACCGCGACCGGCACCGACGGAAAGCCCGTCGACGTCTCCGCGGCCTGCGAGGTCCTGAAGAACTGGGACCGCACCATGAGCACCGACAGCCGGGGCGCACTGCTCTTCGACCGGTTCTGGCGCAGGCTGACGGCGGCGGTCCCGGCGGCGCAGCTGTGGCAGGTGCCGTTCTCCGCGGCGGACCCCGTGCGCACGCCCAACACCCTCAACACGCAGGCGCCCGGCTTCGCCACGGCGCTCGCGGACACGGTGGCCGAACTGCGGGCGGCGGACATCCCGCTCGACGCCCGGCTGGGCGACCACCAGTTCGTGACGCGTGCCGGTCAGCGCATCCCGGTGCACGGCGGCACGGAGGGGCTCGGCGTCTGGAACAAGGTCGAGCCGACCTGGAACCCCGCGGGCGGCGGCTACACGGAGGTCGTGCACGGCTCCAGCTACATCCAGGCCGTCGGCTGGGACGGCGGGCGCTGCCCGGTGGCGCGCACGCTGCTCACGTACTCCCAGTCGTCGAACCCGCACTCGGCGCACTTCAGCGATCAGACCCGGCTCTTCTCCCGGAGCAAGTGGGTCACGGAACGCTTCTGCGAGCAGGACATCCGGAAGTCGCCCGCGCTGAAGGTGGTGCGGGTGCGCGGCTGA
- a CDS encoding acyl-CoA synthetase, whose product MTRPAQAQRTPAAAAAVSTVDGVLRRSARRTPARVALRYGTRSWTYAELDDAVSRAAGILRGLGLAPGDRVGAYGHNSDAYLIGFLACSRAGLVHVPVNQNLTGDDLAYIVRQSGSALVLTEPDLAGHLPDGVGTLLLRDADGSLLDRLPAAVPYDGDPPDADDLVQLLYTSGTTALPKGAMMSHRALVHEYVSAVHALHLAETDRPVHALPLYHSAQMHVFLLPYLAVGATNTLLDAPAADRILDLVEAGEADSLFAPPTVWIGLSQHPEFATRELSGLRKAYYGASIMPVPVLERLRARLPGLAFYNCFGQSEIGPLACVLGPDEHEGRMDSCGRPVLFVEAKVVDEDGKDVPDGTPGEVVYRSPQLCDGYWDKPQESEEAFRDGWFRSGDLAVRDGEGYFTVVDRVKDVINSGGVLVASRQVEDALYTHPAVAETAVVGLPDERWIEAVTAVVVRSAEVTEAELLAHARQKLAHFKAPKRIVFVDELPRNASGKILKRELRDRFGD is encoded by the coding sequence ATGACGAGGCCAGCACAGGCACAGAGGACACCGGCCGCGGCGGCGGCCGTCAGCACCGTCGACGGGGTGCTGCGGCGCAGCGCCCGCCGCACCCCCGCACGCGTCGCGCTGCGCTACGGGACGCGCTCATGGACGTACGCGGAGCTCGACGACGCCGTCTCCCGCGCGGCCGGGATCCTGCGTGGCCTCGGTCTCGCGCCCGGCGACCGGGTCGGCGCCTACGGGCACAACTCCGACGCGTACCTGATCGGATTCCTCGCCTGCTCCCGGGCCGGCCTCGTGCACGTCCCCGTCAACCAGAACCTCACCGGTGACGACCTCGCCTACATCGTGCGCCAGTCGGGGAGCGCGCTGGTGCTCACCGAGCCGGATCTCGCCGGGCACCTCCCGGACGGCGTCGGCACCCTGCTGCTGCGCGACGCGGACGGCTCGCTGCTGGACCGGCTGCCCGCCGCCGTTCCCTACGACGGCGACCCGCCCGACGCGGACGACCTCGTCCAGCTCCTCTACACGTCCGGGACGACGGCCCTGCCCAAGGGCGCGATGATGTCCCACCGCGCCCTGGTCCACGAGTACGTCAGCGCCGTCCACGCGCTGCACCTGGCGGAGACGGACCGCCCGGTGCACGCGCTGCCGCTCTACCACTCGGCGCAGATGCACGTCTTCCTGCTGCCCTACCTCGCGGTCGGCGCCACCAACACGCTCCTGGACGCGCCCGCCGCCGACCGGATCCTCGACCTGGTGGAGGCGGGCGAGGCGGACAGCCTGTTCGCGCCGCCGACCGTGTGGATCGGCCTGTCCCAGCACCCGGAGTTCGCGACCCGCGAGCTGAGCGGCCTGCGCAAGGCCTACTACGGCGCGTCGATCATGCCCGTGCCCGTCCTGGAGCGGCTGCGCGCGCGCCTGCCCGGGCTCGCCTTCTACAACTGCTTCGGGCAGAGCGAGATCGGCCCGCTCGCCTGCGTCCTCGGCCCCGACGAGCACGAGGGCCGGATGGACTCCTGCGGCCGGCCGGTGCTGTTCGTCGAGGCGAAGGTCGTCGACGAGGACGGCAAGGACGTGCCCGACGGCACCCCGGGTGAAGTCGTCTACCGCTCACCCCAGCTGTGCGACGGCTACTGGGACAAGCCGCAGGAGAGCGAAGAGGCCTTCCGGGACGGCTGGTTCCGGTCGGGCGACCTCGCCGTGCGCGACGGCGAGGGCTACTTCACCGTCGTCGACCGGGTGAAGGACGTCATCAACTCCGGCGGCGTCCTGGTCGCGTCCCGGCAGGTCGAGGACGCCCTGTACACCCACCCCGCGGTGGCCGAGACCGCCGTCGTCGGGCTGCCCGACGAGCGCTGGATCGAGGCGGTGACCGCCGTCGTGGTCCGCTCGGCGGAGGTGACCGAGGCCGAACTCCTCGCCCACGCACGCCAGAAGCTCGCCCACTTCAAGGCACCCAAGCGGATCGTGTTCGTCGACGAGCTGCCGCGCAACGCGAGCGGCAAGATCCTCAAGCGGGAGCTGCGCGACCGCTTCGGCGACTGA
- a CDS encoding PHB depolymerase family esterase, whose translation MSRSHPARLAASVVGALLAAAVLTPGPAAAQPHRAAGSAGCGVPTDLAPGASTTRSLTVDGVRRDYLVHLPASYDADRPTPLVLSFHGHGRTSDYQERLTGMNALDAVVVYPQGVTGTDGKSAWEGAPYSADVDDIAFTKALIDRAEEDLCVNTRRVFASGKSNGGGFAAVVACRLADRIAATAIVSGAFYPQSGACEPRRPVPVLDFHGQADETIPYAGNPAKGLPALPDWLAGWAERDGCAARPRETRVEDNVVLQRWRSCDGGSALEHYRITDGGHVWPSTAPNEDSATPTTIDATPIISKFFAAHPLPKHA comes from the coding sequence ATGAGCCGCTCGCACCCCGCCCGCCTGGCCGCCTCCGTCGTCGGGGCCCTGCTCGCCGCCGCCGTCCTGACACCGGGGCCGGCCGCCGCCCAGCCGCACCGGGCCGCCGGGTCGGCCGGCTGCGGTGTGCCCACCGATCTCGCCCCGGGCGCCTCCACCACGCGCTCGCTCACCGTGGACGGCGTGCGGCGCGACTACCTGGTGCACCTGCCCGCCTCCTACGACGCGGACCGGCCCACCCCGCTCGTCCTGTCCTTCCACGGACACGGCCGCACCTCCGACTACCAGGAACGCCTCACGGGCATGAACGCGCTCGACGCCGTCGTCGTCTACCCGCAAGGGGTCACCGGCACGGACGGCAAGAGCGCCTGGGAGGGCGCCCCCTACTCGGCGGACGTCGACGACATCGCGTTCACGAAGGCGCTGATCGACCGCGCCGAGGAGGATCTGTGCGTGAACACGCGCCGCGTCTTCGCCTCCGGCAAGTCCAACGGCGGCGGCTTCGCGGCCGTCGTCGCCTGCCGCCTCGCCGACCGGATCGCCGCGACCGCGATCGTCTCCGGCGCCTTCTACCCGCAGAGCGGCGCCTGCGAACCGCGACGGCCGGTGCCCGTCCTCGACTTCCACGGGCAGGCCGACGAGACCATCCCCTACGCCGGCAACCCCGCCAAGGGGCTGCCCGCGCTGCCCGACTGGCTGGCGGGCTGGGCCGAGCGCGACGGATGCGCCGCACGCCCGCGCGAGACCCGGGTCGAGGACAACGTCGTGCTCCAGCGCTGGCGCTCCTGCGACGGCGGCTCCGCGCTGGAGCACTACCGGATCACGGACGGCGGTCACGTCTGGCCCTCGACGGCCCCGAACGAGGACTCGGCGACGCCGACGACCATCGACGCGACACCGATCATCAGTAAGTTCTTCGCCGCGCACCCGCTGCCGAAGCACGCCTAA
- the paaK gene encoding phenylacetate--CoA ligase PaaK — MADWWDAGERLGRAELRALQLERLRATLGRVYERVPFYREAFDKAGVRPEDCRSLADLARFPLTTKADLRDNYPFGMFAVDQADLRRLHASSGTTGTPTVVGYTEADLSMWADMVARAIRAAGGRPGHKVHVAYGYGLFTGGLGAHYGAERLGCTVIPASGGMTARQVRLIQDLRPEIIMVTPSYMLTLLDEFERQGVDPRTTSLKVGIFGAEPWTEEMRREIEERCAIDAVDIYGLSEVVGPGVASECVETKDGLHVWEDHFYPEVVDPLTGEVLPDGELGELVFTSLTKQAMPVIRYRTRDLTRLLPGTARPGFRRMEKITGRSDDMVILRGVNLFPTQVEEIVLRTPGVAPHFQLRLTREGRMDALTVRAEARPDATPDERAEAARSIAAGMKDGVGVTVGVEIVEPESLERSVGKIKRIVDLRHTP; from the coding sequence ATGGCGGACTGGTGGGACGCGGGTGAGCGGCTGGGCAGGGCGGAGTTGCGAGCGCTCCAGCTGGAGCGGCTGCGCGCGACGCTCGGCCGGGTGTACGAGCGGGTGCCGTTCTACCGGGAGGCGTTCGACAAGGCGGGCGTGCGTCCCGAGGACTGCCGCTCGCTCGCCGATCTGGCCCGGTTCCCGCTCACGACCAAGGCCGATCTGCGGGACAACTACCCGTTCGGGATGTTCGCCGTCGACCAGGCGGACCTGCGGCGGCTGCACGCGTCGAGCGGGACGACGGGGACGCCCACGGTCGTCGGGTACACCGAGGCGGACCTGTCGATGTGGGCGGACATGGTGGCGCGGGCGATCCGCGCGGCGGGCGGCCGGCCGGGGCACAAAGTGCACGTGGCGTACGGCTACGGCCTGTTCACCGGCGGGCTCGGCGCGCACTACGGCGCGGAGCGGCTCGGCTGCACGGTGATCCCGGCGTCCGGCGGGATGACCGCGCGCCAGGTGCGGCTGATCCAGGACCTGCGGCCCGAGATCATCATGGTGACGCCGTCGTACATGCTGACGCTGCTCGACGAGTTCGAGCGGCAGGGCGTGGATCCGCGTACGACGTCCCTGAAGGTCGGCATCTTCGGTGCCGAGCCGTGGACCGAGGAGATGCGCCGGGAGATCGAGGAGCGGTGCGCGATCGACGCGGTCGACATCTACGGTCTGTCGGAGGTCGTCGGGCCCGGGGTGGCGTCGGAGTGCGTGGAGACAAAGGACGGTCTGCACGTCTGGGAGGACCACTTCTATCCCGAGGTCGTCGATCCCCTCACGGGTGAGGTGCTGCCGGACGGTGAGCTGGGGGAGCTGGTCTTCACCTCGCTCACCAAGCAGGCCATGCCCGTGATCCGCTACCGCACCCGGGACCTGACGCGGCTGCTGCCGGGGACGGCCCGGCCGGGGTTCCGGCGGATGGAGAAGATCACGGGGCGCAGCGACGACATGGTGATCCTGCGCGGGGTGAACCTGTTCCCCACCCAGGTCGAGGAGATCGTGCTGCGCACGCCCGGGGTGGCGCCGCACTTCCAGTTGCGGCTGACCCGCGAGGGCCGGATGGACGCGCTGACGGTACGGGCCGAGGCCCGGCCGGACGCCACACCGGACGAGCGGGCCGAGGCGGCCCGCTCCATCGCGGCGGGGATGAAGGACGGGGTCGGGGTGACGGTCGGCGTCGAGATCGTCGAGCCCGAGTCCCTGGAGCGGTCGGTGGGGAAGATCAAGCGGATCGTGGACCTGCGACACACGCCTTAG
- a CDS encoding acyl-CoA synthetase: MEYNLADLFESVVDVVPDREALVYVDHPGTGAERRLTYAELDAAANRVAHHLIDSGIRPGEHLGLHLYNGIEYLQTVLGCLKARVVPVNVNYRYVEEELVYLYRDADLAALVFDAEFTERVAAALPRTEKLRHLVRVGTPPAGAPPLKAVGFAEAEAAASPERGFAARSADDQFIIYTGGTTGMPKGVMWRQEDLFFAGLGGGAPTGEAVTRPEELAERVAAGGDGITFFPTPPLMHGTSTLTAFIGFNFGQRIVIHRKFVPEEVLRTIAKERVTSVSLVGDAMLRPLIDALDGPLKGTDCSALFSVSSSGAIMSDTVRAQFQALVPNAMLLNNFGSSESGFNGTATDGSGAGQGFRLRVNARTQVVDPATYAPVAVGEIGRLAQRGNVPLGYYNDPKKTAETFFQTGDERWVLLGDMATVDDEGIVTVLGRGSQCINTGGEKVYPEEVEQALKSHPDIYDALVAGVPDPKWGNHVAAVVQLRDGAPALDLDAVQSHCRTHLAGYKIPRQLVVTDSIQRSPSGKADYRWARSVAAESAADAAH, from the coding sequence GTGGAGTACAACCTTGCCGACCTGTTCGAGTCGGTCGTCGACGTGGTCCCGGACCGCGAGGCGCTCGTCTATGTCGACCATCCCGGTACGGGTGCGGAACGCAGGCTGACCTACGCGGAGCTGGACGCGGCGGCCAACCGCGTCGCCCACCACCTGATCGACAGCGGGATCCGGCCGGGCGAACATCTGGGCCTGCACCTCTACAACGGCATCGAGTACCTCCAGACGGTCCTCGGCTGCCTCAAGGCGCGGGTCGTCCCCGTCAACGTCAACTACCGCTATGTCGAAGAAGAGTTGGTGTATCTCTACCGCGACGCCGATCTGGCGGCGCTGGTCTTCGACGCGGAGTTCACCGAGCGGGTGGCGGCCGCGCTGCCCCGCACGGAGAAGCTGCGGCATCTGGTGCGGGTGGGAACCCCGCCCGCGGGCGCGCCGCCGCTCAAGGCCGTCGGCTTCGCGGAGGCGGAGGCCGCGGCGTCGCCGGAGCGCGGGTTCGCGGCGCGCTCGGCGGACGACCAGTTCATCATCTACACCGGTGGCACGACGGGCATGCCCAAGGGTGTGATGTGGCGTCAGGAGGACCTGTTCTTCGCCGGTCTGGGCGGCGGGGCGCCGACCGGTGAGGCGGTGACGCGTCCCGAGGAGCTGGCCGAGCGGGTGGCGGCGGGCGGTGACGGCATCACCTTCTTCCCCACTCCCCCGCTGATGCACGGCACCTCGACGCTGACGGCCTTCATCGGCTTCAACTTCGGCCAGCGCATCGTCATCCACCGCAAGTTCGTGCCCGAGGAGGTGCTGCGCACCATCGCGAAGGAGAGAGTGACGAGCGTGTCGCTGGTGGGCGACGCGATGCTGCGCCCGCTCATCGACGCGCTCGACGGTCCGCTCAAGGGCACGGACTGCTCGGCCCTGTTCAGCGTCTCCTCGTCCGGCGCGATCATGTCGGACACGGTGCGCGCCCAGTTCCAGGCGCTGGTGCCGAACGCGATGCTGCTCAACAACTTCGGCTCGTCCGAGTCCGGCTTCAACGGCACGGCGACCGACGGCTCGGGCGCGGGCCAGGGGTTCCGGCTGCGCGTCAACGCCCGTACGCAGGTGGTGGATCCGGCGACGTACGCGCCGGTGGCGGTCGGCGAGATCGGCCGGCTCGCGCAGCGCGGGAACGTCCCGCTCGGCTACTACAACGACCCGAAGAAGACGGCCGAGACCTTCTTCCAGACCGGTGACGAGCGGTGGGTGCTGCTCGGCGACATGGCGACGGTCGACGACGAGGGCATCGTGACGGTCCTCGGCCGCGGCTCACAGTGCATCAACACGGGCGGCGAGAAGGTCTACCCGGAAGAGGTCGAGCAGGCCCTCAAGTCCCACCCGGACATCTACGACGCACTGGTCGCCGGAGTACCGGACCCGAAGTGGGGCAACCACGTGGCGGCGGTCGTCCAGCTCAGGGACGGCGCGCCGGCCCTGGACCTGGACGCGGTCCAGTCCCACTGCCGCACTCATCTCGCCGGCTACAAGATCCCGCGCCAGCTGGTGGTGACGGACAGCATCCAGCGCTCCCCCAGCGGCAAGGCGGACTACCGGTGGGCGCGGAGCGTGGCGGCGGAGTCGGCCGCCGACGCCGCGCACTGA